A window from uncultured Desulfobacter sp. encodes these proteins:
- a CDS encoding RMD1 family protein, with protein sequence MVEKLVYGLHVNSNINIDVIKKSLLFKLVREEPTELFYVTEDGGYIFIANYGSVVFVDVDQGEQTLILKSIRDILELESTSDFESEKYTIEIDSKKQRKVLFNKVVLTSYEVDKVYTIMFSIAQSIAIGYYSSQSEDLLEETRVYTTQLETKGSVDLKGRQLIQFIGKALNLKNQIARNLYIFDTPQLMWEEQSLDELNTALTRELDITLRYRYIQENLSIVQENLELFKDLSQHSHSSQLEWIIIILILIEVADLFITKLIH encoded by the coding sequence ATGGTGGAAAAATTAGTTTATGGGCTGCATGTCAATAGCAATATCAATATAGACGTTATAAAAAAATCTCTGCTTTTTAAATTGGTCAGGGAAGAGCCGACCGAACTTTTTTATGTGACCGAGGACGGCGGTTATATCTTTATTGCCAATTACGGCAGTGTGGTTTTTGTCGATGTTGACCAGGGTGAACAAACCCTTATCCTGAAATCCATCCGCGATATTTTAGAGCTTGAATCCACATCGGACTTTGAGAGTGAAAAATATACCATTGAAATCGACAGCAAGAAACAGCGCAAAGTCCTTTTCAATAAAGTTGTTTTAACTTCATACGAGGTGGATAAGGTCTACACGATCATGTTCTCCATCGCCCAGTCCATTGCCATCGGCTATTACAGTTCACAGTCTGAAGACCTTTTAGAGGAGACCAGGGTTTACACTACCCAGCTGGAGACAAAAGGAAGCGTTGATCTGAAAGGGCGGCAACTGATCCAGTTTATAGGAAAAGCGCTGAATTTAAAAAATCAAATTGCCCGCAACCTCTATATTTTTGACACCCCTCAGCTCATGTGGGAGGAGCAAAGCCTTGACGAGCTGAATACCGCTCTGACCCGTGAACTTGATATCACACTGCGTTACCGTTACATTCAGGAGAATCTAAGCATTGTCCAGGAGAATTTGGAGCTGTTTAAAGACCTTTCACAGCACAGCCACAGTTCTCAGCTGGAGTGGATAATCATCATTCTGATCCTCATAGAGGTGGCTGATCTGTTTATAACAAAATTGATCCACTGA
- a CDS encoding transglutaminase family protein: MPIAGSWGFIVSKYLGESLFIPAMDPELQKIAAAATKGKETTLDKAQALYDWVVENTFRDPAVKGCGLGSPTRTLQQCKGGGKCADLSAVFVTLLRAANIPARDVYGLRLGSPQDGDVTSGFHCWAEFYLPGTGWVMADPADVRKMMLVHKLELKDAATDDWRKFFWGGDDLFRLVLEKNSRGVNLNGADGPIPYFMYPAALVDGKMLDYFDAKTFSYNVNFKADQM; encoded by the coding sequence TTGCCCATTGCCGGTTCATGGGGGTTTATCGTATCCAAGTACCTTGGCGAATCCCTCTTTATCCCGGCAATGGATCCTGAGCTGCAAAAAATTGCCGCCGCCGCCACCAAGGGAAAAGAGACCACCCTGGATAAGGCCCAAGCCCTCTATGACTGGGTGGTTGAAAATACATTCCGTGATCCTGCCGTCAAAGGCTGCGGCTTAGGAAGCCCCACCAGAACACTGCAGCAGTGCAAGGGCGGCGGCAAATGCGCGGATCTGTCCGCCGTATTTGTCACCTTGCTGCGCGCCGCCAATATCCCTGCCCGGGACGTGTACGGCCTGCGCCTGGGATCTCCCCAAGACGGCGATGTCACTTCAGGATTCCACTGCTGGGCTGAATTTTACCTGCCCGGTACCGGATGGGTCATGGCTGATCCGGCGGATGTCAGAAAAATGATGCTGGTGCACAAGCTTGAGCTCAAAGACGCGGCCACCGATGACTGGCGCAAATTTTTCTGGGGTGGAGATGACCTGTTCCGCCTGGTATTGGAGAAAAACTCCAGGGGCGTTAATCTGAACGGTGCAGACGGCCCCATTCCCTATTTCATGTATCCGGCGGCCCTGGTGGACGGCAAAATGCTCGACTACTTTGACGCCAAAACCTTCAGCTACAACGTAAACTTTAAAGCAGACCAGATGTAA
- a CDS encoding 4Fe-4S dicluster domain-containing protein gives MENRRQFIKNGLIFCLGTGAAVVATDRAHAFSSRDTGKWGMIIDTARCSGCQSCMVACKLQNHTVEGRFNTRITDRETGTFPNTALHFQADICRHCNPAPCVDACPTGAAFIHPSGIVLTDWQKCDGNGACIDACPYDARFHDPRFNNKTDKCDLCLDRINQGLVPACVENCPSNARIFGRLDKPEGEFADYLSALSESECTQSAVHVIKSGKGGLND, from the coding sequence ATGGAAAACAGACGACAATTTATTAAAAACGGGCTGATATTCTGCCTGGGGACCGGCGCAGCTGTGGTGGCCACAGACCGGGCTCACGCCTTCTCCTCCCGTGACACCGGAAAATGGGGCATGATCATTGACACGGCCCGCTGTTCGGGCTGCCAATCCTGTATGGTGGCCTGCAAACTGCAGAACCATACCGTCGAAGGCCGTTTCAACACCCGGATTACGGACCGGGAAACCGGAACCTTTCCCAATACCGCCCTGCATTTTCAAGCAGATATCTGCCGGCACTGCAATCCTGCGCCCTGTGTTGATGCCTGCCCCACAGGAGCGGCCTTTATCCACCCCTCAGGCATTGTGCTCACGGACTGGCAAAAATGCGACGGCAACGGTGCCTGTATAGATGCCTGCCCCTATGATGCCCGGTTTCATGACCCACGATTCAACAATAAAACCGACAAGTGCGATCTGTGCCTGGACCGCATTAACCAGGGCCTTGTGCCCGCCTGCGTGGAAAACTGCCCGTCCAACGCCCGGATTTTCGGACGTCTGGACAAGCCCGAAGGCGAATTTGCCGACTACCTTTCCGCACTGTCCGAATCAGAGTGTACCCAAAGCGCCGTCCATGTGATCAAGTCCGGCAAAGGAGGTTTAAATGACTAA